CAATGGGGTGGTGGGGTGGCACGACACGAGGCGACGGTTGAGGTGAGATGCTGCTGGTTGAGATATTGCCTGTTGGGGTTGGTGCGACTTGCTCGTTAGGGTCGCATCGCCCTTAGGCAAAGCCGCCATCGTCAACACGACTCGTTCATCGTCGGACGATGTCGCACGATCCCATGCCAAATCCGACGGGGGTTGCCAGAACCTAGGCAAGATCACGTCAGCGTCCCATTGCCCCGGATCGGACGTGCGTGTGACCCCCTGGCGAAGCATTCTCTGGCAATCTCTCGGCTCCCTCGCTGGGTTGCGAAAGCTCTCTCGTTGGATCTCTCGATTAACCCCCATTctcaaatgaaatttttaatcatttgaaGGGCACAATTATGGAGACGTGGATTAGTACTAAGTAAGTCCTTAAACCGATTAGTGCGGGACATCGTTCGGACCTCGAGATCCCTTAGACGTAAAGCAATTTGTGTGTGTTCACCGCtattagagaagaaaaagatttgaTTGGCAATTGAGAGGTGGCAGTGAGGAGAGTATACTTTATGTCAACATTGGTTTGCCGGGTAGGGTCGTATAGTAACGTCCTAAGCATTGGGGTAAGTCGTCGGAGCTTGCTCCTACATCGATTAGCCTATGCTTCGCACAATGCTAGGAACTAAGGTGGTGTATGACAACCATTttattccagaaatagatttttcaatttctatttctagatgaatttttgagcaaaaaaaatgtgtttgataatgacataaaatttctgatccTAGAACAAAAGTTCCTTCGACGatagttgaaaatttatactctagaaattattatttactatttaaaaataaaaattattatttattttttacaccCGCGGCGGCCGGCGTGGctcggtggtggtcggcggcgatCGGCGACCAATggagggtggtggtggttggcggcgacGGGGTTGGCGGGGGGTGGCGCCTACGGGCGACGAAGTTCACGGCCGGTAGGGGGCGATGGCGTGGgcagtggtcggcggcggccCGCGGTGGATGACCGAGAgcagtggttggcggcggcgaaGGTCGGCTGTGGACGGCGGCAAAGGTCGTTTGTGGGCGGCAGCGAAGGTTGGGCGTGGGCGGCGACGGTCGGTAGTGGTCACGGCGGTGGGCGATGGCGATCGGCGGCAATTGAGGCCGTTGACGAAGGGTGGTAGTGGGTGATAGAGGTTGGCGGTGGTTGTCGGCGGGTGGTGGTGGTAGGTGGCGGCAGACGGTGGTGAAAGAAAAGTGAAGGGTTATTATTTTAGTTTCTCCGAGaaactaaaatttttttattgcagATTTCCCTTCCAAATCATGCAATAAACGGTGGTGGGTGACGACTCCATTTGTATATCAATAGCTTATGAATAAATTCATGCAATAGACACTTTAATAGATATAATTTTATCATCCCTTCTGAAAATTTACGTTTTAAAACTCGCTCGCACAcccatcatatatatatatatatatgatggtCGATGAAGTGTTGGTCGGCACAACGGCAACGAGCAGAGCATCGATGAGTAATGGGCGAGCGGCGAAGACAGCTATCCCAGACCGGAGAGTTGGCGGATTGGTGGAGGATGGGTTCTCTTGTGACTTTTCATTTGGAGAACGGGCGTGCTAAGTCTCTTAAATTTTGGAGTTTTGTTTGAGGATGCAAATTGTGCATTTTGAAACGGAAATTTGCAAATTGaccatgataaaaataaaaaataaaaaaaaagtcgtcggttttgaaaaaatgacgGAGTGAATTGGTATAGGTTGGAGGTTCtgaaaatttccttttccttttatgtgGCGTTCGGATCGAAGGCAATGGAGATTAGTGGAGAGTAATGATTTTGTTTGGGGCcagcttttttgcttttttcctctttttgtgaTTTCCTTATTTGGACAAgactaataaagaaaaagggagagggacGGAAAAGATGGAATCCCTTTGAGTTTGAGCCCACCATTTAATTTCCATCAAATAAGATGGGAGGATACATAAAAAATTTCCCAATTTTCTCCCTCTTGATAtgcggagaaaaaaaaaaaggactattCTACGATCGGAAAAATGACTTAAATGGTCTCTGAATTTTATCCCCGATATGCCATACGATTTCTAAACTTATAATCTGTTCAAATTGGCTATATTGTAGCCCAATATGCGATGCGGTAAATGAACTTTCAacttatttaatgtggtcctcGAACTCTTGGCACGTATTCAATTTAGTCTACGAAACATATGaaatgtttaatgttgtccTTGAATTATGTGTACATGATAAATTTAGCCCATGAATTATATGGAAATGCTCAATCTCCTCCCTAAACTTCAATTGATTGaatgacaatattgaatattttcatatcgtTCACGGattacgcttttttttttttgaaaactttcacGGATTAGGTTGAACATGTTCAAAAGTTCAAATAGCCACATTGAACAGATTGAAAATTTAGGAATCGCATTGCACATTGGGGCTAAAGTTCAATAATAACACTGTACGAATTAAAAGTACAGAAAGcgtattgcatattgaatcaaaattcatgaaccgTTACGTCAACATCCCTCCCACGATCCACCTTaggtcgataaaaaaaaaaatcgtaattcCTTATTTTTCTCCTAACTCCGGTATTAAAATTTTGGTAAACCCTCGAAACCTTTAAACTTTAcgatatttattattattttttttttttttgttcaacgGCCGTCTGATGTATAGGGGTTAGGCCCGTTCTGCAACGTCCTTGGAAAGAGCTCCTCGTAAACCCTCGTGGCGCACTCTTCCAATGAAGGAACCCAACACGAGGGGCACATACGTAATTGTGCTGTCCAGATATTTTCAATGACCGAAGTAAAATATCTTGGCCCCCGATTGTGCCGGTCCATCGACCCCTGTAGGGTCACGTGACCCCCGGGCCCACCTGACCAATTTTCTCCGAACCGCGGTTAGGTCGGCGCCCTTGCAGGGAAAGCCTGGTCAACTCGGTCTCCGCCTCGCCCTCGCTGGCGCTCGCCAAGCAATCCAGGTTTAGGGACAAGCCAAGCCTCGCCCGGGGACGGCTTCGGCCCGGCTCTTGACGCGTGTCGCGTTCCGAATGGTTCACTGAAGCACGATGACATGGCAGTCCCAGACTACCTAATATGAATCTGATGGACATTTAGGTTGCAAAACAAGAGACTGCCGAGACTAGTTCTCAACCGAGACAAATGTCCAAAAAAACTACGAAATTATTGTACGGcggctaattcaatcttaaatctttttaattatGCCGATTTAGTCATACACTTTTTACTTCTGTCCatttagtcttaattttttttaacgtcttaccaatttagtcataaacttattatttggCTAATTGGCCGAAAGGACCACATTGACAAATCgccaaaatatttatgaatggattgacaaattattaaaaggtttagaactaaattcgCACAGCTAAAATGTTTAAGAGTTAATTGggaaatcattaaaaagtttacGACTAAATCAACACAGTTAAAAGATTGAGAACTAAATTGACGgtcatacaatatgtttatgacttgtTAGACATTTTACTCAATTCTTAACTACCACGTCGACCGCCTTTAACGGCGGACCCCGATCGAGAAAAGATGTAAGCTATGGATCGCGCTCATTACAATCCATTATGCCAGTCATTTTTGGCGATTACCAGTGAATTTTAGGACTATAGATAGGTCATTAGAAGAATGTGAATTCATTTTTGAAGTCCCCATATGTTGACTGACTTGCGAATAAGGTCATTTAACGAATGAAAAAGGAAGATTTCACTTAATTAGGTTATTTATTCTTGATATATGATCGAAATTTTGCAACTTTAGTTGAATGTCAACGTCTAGAAATTGGACACACCATGCCAAGATCAATTTCCCTTATGTCTGccgatgtaaaaaaaaaaatgttgaattCCACGTGGATTTGAGTTAGCATTTTAAAGGAATATTCGTTTCTCAAAATAGTATCTCTATCTTTATCATATATAAAATCAACTTTCAAATTCCATATTGGGAGCATATTCCTATTCACGCTAATTCAAGAATATGTACATAAAGATCCATGCCACATCCACACGTTCTGATAAATATCTTCCTAACTAATTCTCTATAATCATCcttttcgaaatttagaaaatctCTTCCTGTGTTATCTTCTTTCCTTTAATTGCATAGGGCCAAATTTGGTAAATTTCTCGTTAAGttgtttttctacttctatCAAGCCAGCACATTTactttcatgtaattttttttttactgttaacCATGAATTGTTCCATTAATTGACTCATTTTACCCATTAAAGAATTTTATGAGTTTACTTTTCAAAGTGTTGTCGAGATATTTCTTGGACAAACTAAATCAATTATGTTTTATCTGAATTAAAGAGAAGACCATCTATATTTTGCCATCTATCAATTGTCTAATTGATAGGTATTTAACGGAGAATGAGTTGTCTTATTTATGGATTGAGATTAGTTTGACACGTTTCAATCCTCCTATGCTTCTTATGGCAACTATGATTTGTCGGGATGAGCATTCGTTCCGTTCAATTCGGGAATCATGAGAACCAATCtgatttttagttttaaatttttggaactaACTTGACCTGTCCAATTATACTCAAGAATTGCCCTAGTAAAATCGAACGGACCCGGACCAAGCCGGAACTGATTCTAGCTGAATTTCATGACGTGGGCATCTCCTAGAATTGGGTAATGTCAAATCTTGAACATCCTCGGCATCTATCATCAATAATTTGTCGGtctccattttcaaaaattgagagtCAGGCTTGACAGGATAGGCTAATCTGAAACGTATCCACGTTGGAAAGTATTACCCCAGGATTTGACTTATCCCTAGACCCAACTATCCAGACATCCACATCCAAACGACCACATAAGACTAACCATGGTTTGCATGTGAACCACACTATGCGCAGTGCGCACCCTCCGCCATAGCCGCTATAAATACTAGCCTCCCCCTCGACGTTCATTCACTGATCTTTTCTCGGAGTTGTGTAAACCCTAGAAGTAGCCGCTCTCCTTCTCTTCCCCCTCTCTAGTTTCCGTGTTTCAATGGCTTCCGCTGAGGTTGAGTATAGGTGCTTCGTCGGCGGTCTTGCGTGGGCCACCGACGACCAGTCCCTCGAGAGGGCCTTCAGCCAGTTCGGTGACATCATTGACTCGAAGGTCCGTTTGTCGCAGCAGGAGATCCAGATCTGACGGCGATCCGAATCGAATGCCGATCCGATCTGATCTGATCTGTTTGTGTTACTTGATACTATGTTCTCTGCCTTActcttgaaaatttttgttACTGTGACTCGAATCGGTACGTCTATCTTCATCTTTTCACCAGAGACGGAAGATCGATCGATAACACAGCTATTTTCCCTCTTCCCCGACGCGTTTTGGTCCAGATCTGATCTTTTTGTTGTTAATCCTTTCCAGATCATCAACGATCGCGAGACCGGGAGGTCCCGCGGCTTCGGGTTCGTCACCTTCGGCAACGAGAAGTCGATGAGGGACGCGATCGAGGGCATGAACGGCCAGAACCTCGATGGGAGGAACATCACCGTCAACGAGGCCCAGTCTCGTtccggcggtggcggtggcttCAGCCgcggtggtggcggtggaggcGGGTACGGAGGTGGCCGCCGTGAAGGAGGTGGAGGCTACAACCGCAGCAGCGGGGGCTACGGCGGAGGC
This sequence is a window from Rhodamnia argentea isolate NSW1041297 chromosome 3, ASM2092103v1, whole genome shotgun sequence. Protein-coding genes within it:
- the LOC115748030 gene encoding glycine-rich RNA-binding protein blt801-like, which gives rise to MASAEVEYRCFVGGLAWATDDQSLERAFSQFGDIIDSKIINDRETGRSRGFGFVTFGNEKSMRDAIEGMNGQNLDGRNITVNEAQSRSGGGGGFSRGGGGGGGYGGGRREGGGGYNRSSGGYGGGRDRSYGDGGYGGGGGARYSRGGGDSGGDWRN